In Actinomycetota bacterium, a single genomic region encodes these proteins:
- a CDS encoding 50S ribosomal protein L2, whose amino-acid sequence MGIRKYKPTTPGRRGSSVADFVEITRSEPEKSLVRPLPKKGGRNNSGKITTRHQGGGHKRAYRLIDFRRADKDGVPATVAHIEYDPNRTARIALLHFADGEKRYIVAPTRLKQGDRVETGASADIKPGNNLPLRNIPVGTVIHAVELRPGGGAKIARSAGSSVQLVAKDGPYAQLRMPSGEIRNVDVRCRATVGEVGNAEQSNINWGKAGRMRWKGKRPTVRGVAMNPIDHPHGGGEGKTSGGRHPVNPNGKPEGRTRKAHKPSDKFIVRRRKSGKKR is encoded by the coding sequence ATGGGAATCCGCAAGTACAAGCCGACGACCCCGGGCCGACGTGGCTCGAGTGTCGCCGACTTCGTCGAGATCACCCGGTCCGAGCCGGAGAAGTCGCTGGTCCGCCCGCTGCCCAAGAAGGGCGGCCGCAACAACTCGGGCAAGATCACGACGCGTCACCAGGGTGGCGGCCACAAGCGTGCCTACCGGCTGATCGACTTCCGCCGCGCGGACAAGGACGGTGTGCCCGCCACGGTGGCGCACATCGAGTACGACCCGAACCGGACCGCGCGCATCGCGTTGCTGCACTTCGCCGACGGGGAGAAGCGCTACATCGTGGCGCCGACCCGGCTGAAGCAGGGGGATCGGGTCGAGACCGGCGCCTCGGCCGACATCAAGCCGGGCAACAACCTGCCGCTGCGCAACATCCCGGTCGGCACGGTGATCCACGCCGTGGAGCTGCGGCCCGGCGGCGGCGCCAAGATCGCGCGCTCGGCCGGATCGAGTGTCCAGCTGGTCGCCAAGGACGGGCCGTACGCGCAGCTTCGGATGCCGTCCGGTGAGATCCGCAACGTCGACGTCCGGTGCCGGGCGACGGTCGGCGAGGTCGGCAACGCCGAGCAGTCCAACATCAACTGGGGCAAGGCCGGCCGGATGCGCTGGAAGGGCAAGCGCCCCACGGTCCGTGGCGTGGCCATGAACCCGATCGACCACCCGCACGGTGGTGGTGAGGGCAAGACCTCCGGTGGCCGGCACCCGGTCAACCCGAACGGCAAGCCCGAGGGTCGTACCCGCAAGGCGCACAAGCCGAGCGACAAGTTCATCGTCCGCCGCCGCAAGTCCGGCAAGAAGCGCTGA
- a CDS encoding 50S ribosomal protein L15 has product MTLKVHHLRPAPGAKTAKTRKGRGEASKGKTAGRGTKGTKARYQVPARFEGGQMPLHMRLPKLKGFTNAFKVQFQVVNVATINRLFPDGGTIGVADLVAAGAVRKGEPVKVLGQGDITVAVQVTADAFSDSARDKIVAAGGSITAG; this is encoded by the coding sequence ATGACCCTCAAGGTCCACCACCTGCGTCCGGCGCCCGGCGCCAAGACCGCCAAGACCCGCAAGGGCCGGGGTGAGGCGTCGAAGGGCAAGACCGCGGGCCGCGGCACGAAGGGCACGAAGGCGCGCTACCAGGTGCCGGCCCGCTTCGAGGGCGGGCAGATGCCGCTGCACATGCGGCTGCCCAAGCTCAAGGGCTTCACCAACGCCTTCAAGGTCCAGTTCCAGGTCGTCAACGTCGCGACCATCAACCGGCTGTTCCCCGACGGGGGCACGATCGGCGTCGCCGACCTCGTCGCCGCCGGCGCCGTGCGCAAGGGCGAGCCGGTGAAGGTGCTCGGCCAGGGCGACATCACCGTGGCCGTGCAGGTCACCGCTGACGCCTTCTCCGACAGCGCCCGCGACAAGATCGTCGCGGCCGGAGGCTCGATCACGGCCGGCTGA
- a CDS encoding 30S ribosomal protein S19, translating to MPRSLKKGPFVDDHLAKKVDAQNDKGTHNVIKTWSRRSMIVPAMLGHTIAVHDGRKHVPVFVTEQMVGHKLGEFAPTRTFRGHVKDDRKSKRR from the coding sequence ATGCCGCGCAGCCTGAAGAAGGGCCCGTTCGTCGACGACCACCTGGCCAAGAAGGTGGACGCACAGAACGACAAGGGCACGCACAACGTCATCAAGACGTGGTCTCGCCGCTCGATGATCGTGCCGGCCATGCTCGGCCACACGATCGCGGTGCACGACGGCCGCAAGCACGTGCCGGTGTTCGTCACCGAGCAGATGGTCGGGCACAAGCTGGGGGAGTTCGCTCCCACCCGCACCTTCCGCGGCCACGTGAAGGACGACCGCAAGTCCAAGCGCCGCTAG
- the secY gene encoding preprotein translocase subunit SecY yields the protein MRSAAAGVRRSPADRPTLTGGRVNLSAFGSAFRTPDLRKKLLFTLGIIVIFRLGSVVPIPGVDYTAIDRCIKVVEGNSLYGLLNLFSGGALLHLSVFALGIMPYITASIIIQLLTVVIPRLEALKKEGQSGQTTITQYTRYLTVGLAILQATSIIALARNPGSLFAGCSETILPDTSVSLIIVMILTMTAGTAVIMWMGELVTDRGVGNGMSLMIFTSIIAVMPGQFLQIWTTKGAFAFAVTVAVGLVVIALVVFVEQAQRRIPVQYAKRMVGRRMYGGTSTYIPLKVNMAGVIPVIFASSLLFIPMLFVNLTGSDSSLAQWIAANFQNGTETPYLVTFFILIIFFTYFYVAITFDPIEVADNMKKYGGFIPGIRAGRPTAEYLDYVITRLTAPGSIYLALIAILPVFAFGSLGVGQQFVFGGTSLLIMVGVGLDTVKQIESQLQQRNYEGFLR from the coding sequence ATGCGGTCGGCCGCCGCCGGCGTACGGAGATCTCCCGCCGACCGCCCCACGCTGACAGGAGGACGCGTGAACCTCAGCGCCTTCGGCTCGGCGTTCCGCACCCCCGACCTGCGCAAAAAGCTGCTGTTCACGCTCGGGATCATCGTCATCTTCCGGCTGGGGTCGGTCGTCCCCATCCCGGGCGTCGACTACACCGCGATCGATCGATGCATCAAGGTGGTCGAGGGCAACAGCCTCTACGGCCTGCTCAACCTGTTCAGCGGTGGCGCGCTGCTGCACCTGTCGGTGTTCGCGCTCGGGATCATGCCGTACATCACCGCGAGCATCATCATCCAGCTGCTCACCGTCGTCATCCCGCGGCTGGAGGCCCTGAAGAAGGAGGGCCAGTCCGGGCAGACCACGATCACCCAGTACACCCGCTACCTCACCGTCGGGCTCGCCATCCTGCAGGCGACCTCGATCATCGCGCTGGCCCGCAATCCCGGCAGCCTGTTCGCCGGCTGTAGCGAGACGATCCTGCCGGACACCTCGGTGTCCCTGATCATCGTCATGATCCTCACCATGACCGCCGGTACCGCGGTGATCATGTGGATGGGTGAGCTGGTGACCGACCGAGGCGTCGGCAACGGCATGTCGCTGATGATCTTCACGTCGATCATCGCGGTGATGCCCGGGCAGTTCCTGCAGATCTGGACGACCAAGGGTGCCTTCGCCTTCGCCGTCACCGTGGCGGTCGGGCTGGTGGTCATCGCCCTGGTCGTGTTCGTCGAACAGGCGCAGCGTCGTATCCCGGTGCAGTACGCCAAGCGGATGGTGGGCCGCCGGATGTACGGCGGCACCTCGACCTACATCCCGCTGAAGGTCAACATGGCCGGTGTCATCCCGGTCATCTTCGCCTCGTCGCTGCTGTTCATCCCGATGCTGTTCGTCAACCTGACCGGCAGCGACTCGTCGCTGGCGCAGTGGATCGCCGCGAACTTCCAGAACGGCACGGAGACGCCGTACCTGGTGACGTTCTTCATCCTGATCATCTTCTTCACGTACTTCTACGTCGCGATCACGTTCGACCCGATCGAGGTCGCGGACAACATGAAGAAGTACGGCGGCTTCATCCCCGGGATCCGCGCCGGCCGCCCGACTGCGGAATACCTCGACTACGTGATCACCCGGCTCACCGCTCCCGGGTCGATCTACCTGGCGCTCATCGCGATCCTGCCCGTCTTCGCCTTCGGCTCACTCGGCGTCGGGCAGCAGTTCGTGTTCGGCGGGACGAGCCTGCTGATCATGGTCGGGGTCGGCCTGGACACCGTGAAGCAGATCGAGTCCCAACTCCAGCAGCGCAACTACGAGGGGTTCCTCCGCTGA
- a CDS encoding 30S ribosomal protein S17, producing the protein MSEKVGMSETSERGNRKVREGLVVSDKMDKTVVVAVEDRFKHALYGKVVRRTSKLKAHDEANEAGVGDRVLLMETRPLSATKRWRVVEVLEKAK; encoded by the coding sequence ATGAGCGAGAAGGTCGGGATGAGCGAGACGAGCGAGCGCGGCAACCGCAAGGTCCGCGAGGGACTCGTGGTCAGCGACAAGATGGACAAGACCGTCGTGGTCGCTGTCGAGGACCGCTTCAAGCATGCGCTGTACGGCAAGGTCGTGCGCCGCACGAGCAAGCTGAAGGCGCACGACGAGGCCAACGAGGCGGGCGTGGGCGACCGCGTGCTGCTGATGGAGACCCGGCCGCTGTCGGCCACCAAGCGGTGGCGTGTGGTCGAGGTGCTCGAGAAGGCCAAGTAG
- a CDS encoding 50S ribosomal protein L29 codes for MAAGTKTTDLRPLDDEELVARLRESKEELFNLRFQSATGQLENHGRLRAVRKDIARIYTVMRERELGITPVEDEGAA; via the coding sequence ATGGCCGCCGGAACGAAGACCACGGACTTGCGTCCGCTGGACGACGAGGAGTTGGTCGCCCGGCTGCGGGAGTCGAAGGAGGAGTTGTTCAACCTCCGCTTCCAGTCGGCGACCGGTCAGCTGGAGAACCACGGACGGCTGCGCGCCGTACGCAAGGACATCGCCCGGATCTACACGGTCATGCGTGAGCGCGAGCTCGGGATCACGCCGGTCGAGGACGAGGGCGCGGCATGA
- a CDS encoding 50S ribosomal protein L24: MAGLQIKKGDTVQVISGKDKGVKGKVIAVLTESERVLVEGVNRIKKHTKVGQSARGAKTGGIVTQEAPVHVSNVMIVDPEDGRPTRVGFRREQVERTRPDGTTYTGWRSVRISRRTGKDI, encoded by the coding sequence ATGGCAGGTCTGCAGATCAAGAAAGGCGACACCGTCCAGGTCATCTCCGGCAAGGACAAGGGCGTCAAGGGCAAGGTCATCGCGGTCCTGACCGAGTCCGAGCGGGTCCTGGTCGAAGGGGTCAACCGGATCAAGAAGCACACCAAGGTCGGCCAGTCCGCCCGCGGTGCCAAGACCGGCGGCATCGTCACCCAGGAAGCTCCGGTCCACGTCTCCAACGTCATGATCGTCGACCCGGAGGACGGCCGGCCCACCCGCGTCGGGTTCCGGCGCGAGCAGGTCGAGCGCACCCGGCCGGACGGTACGACGTACACCGGCTGGCGCAGCGTGCGCATTTCCCGACGTACCGGTAAGGACATCTGA
- a CDS encoding 30S ribosomal protein S8, with protein MTMTDPIADMLTRLRNANSAHHDTVAMPYSKIKAGIAAILQREGYIAGFRTEEAAVGQTLVLDLKFGPNRERSIAGIRRVSKPGLRVYAKSTTLPRVLGGLGIAIISTSSGLLTGQQAAKKGVGGEVLAYVW; from the coding sequence ATGACCATGACCGACCCGATCGCAGACATGCTCACGCGGCTGCGCAACGCGAACTCCGCGCACCACGACACCGTGGCAATGCCGTACTCCAAGATCAAGGCGGGCATCGCCGCGATCCTGCAGCGCGAGGGCTACATCGCCGGCTTCCGCACCGAGGAGGCCGCCGTCGGCCAGACGCTGGTGCTCGACCTGAAGTTCGGGCCGAACCGCGAGCGCTCCATCGCCGGGATTCGCCGGGTGTCCAAGCCCGGGCTGCGGGTGTACGCCAAGAGCACCACCCTGCCGCGAGTCCTGGGCGGCCTGGGCATCGCGATCATCTCGACGTCATCCGGCCTGCTCACCGGTCAGCAGGCGGCCAAGAAGGGCGTGGGCGGGGAAGTCCTCGCCTACGTCTGGTAG
- a CDS encoding 30S ribosomal protein S5 has protein sequence MAAAQRRGGGAGGNERRDRRDRGPREEKTAFVERVVAINRVAKVVKGGRRFSFTALVVVGDGDGQVGVGYGKAKEVPAAIAKGVEEAKKHFFKVPRIQGTIPHPITGEAAAGVVLLRPAAPGTGVIAGGPVRAVLECAGIHDVLSKSLGSDNAINVVHATVAALQGLERPEQVAARRGLALEDVAPAALLRARVAGTAS, from the coding sequence ATGGCTGCAGCGCAGCGTCGCGGTGGCGGCGCGGGCGGCAACGAGCGGCGGGACCGGCGCGACCGGGGCCCCCGTGAGGAGAAGACCGCGTTCGTCGAGCGGGTCGTCGCCATCAACCGGGTAGCGAAGGTCGTCAAGGGCGGTCGCCGGTTCAGCTTCACCGCCCTCGTCGTGGTCGGTGACGGCGACGGCCAGGTCGGCGTCGGGTACGGGAAGGCCAAGGAGGTGCCCGCGGCGATCGCCAAGGGCGTCGAGGAGGCCAAGAAGCACTTCTTCAAGGTGCCCCGCATCCAGGGCACGATTCCGCACCCGATCACCGGCGAGGCCGCTGCGGGTGTGGTGCTGCTGCGCCCGGCCGCGCCCGGTACCGGTGTCATCGCCGGTGGCCCGGTGCGGGCGGTGCTCGAGTGCGCGGGTATCCACGACGTGCTGTCGAAGTCGCTCGGTTCGGACAACGCGATCAACGTGGTGCACGCGACCGTGGCCGCGCTGCAGGGCCTGGAGCGTCCCGAGCAGGTCGCGGCTCGCCGCGGCCTGGCCCTCGAGGACGTCGCCCCGGCAGCGTTGCTGCGCGCACGGGTCGCCGGGACGGCTTCGTGA
- a CDS encoding 50S ribosomal protein L22, whose amino-acid sequence MEARAQARYVRVAPMKARRVIDLIRGLPAARAQAVLRFAPQAASEPVGKVLDSAIANATNNHNLDASTLIVSAAYVDEGPTLKRFRPRAQGRAYRIRKRTSHITVVVEPAPAAASTTGKSTTGKKG is encoded by the coding sequence ATGGAAGCCAGGGCCCAGGCGCGCTACGTGCGCGTTGCGCCCATGAAGGCGCGCCGCGTGATCGACCTGATCCGCGGCCTGCCGGCGGCGCGAGCACAGGCCGTCCTGCGGTTCGCTCCGCAGGCCGCCAGCGAGCCGGTGGGCAAGGTGCTCGACAGCGCCATCGCCAACGCCACCAACAACCACAACCTCGACGCCTCGACGCTGATCGTCTCCGCGGCGTACGTCGACGAGGGACCCACGCTCAAGCGGTTCCGGCCGCGCGCGCAGGGCCGGGCGTACCGGATCCGCAAGCGCACGAGCCACATCACCGTTGTCGTCGAGCCCGCCCCCGCGGCCGCGTCGACCACCGGCAAGTCGACTACCGGCAAGAAGGGGTGA
- a CDS encoding 50S ribosomal protein L5, with protein sequence MSTATETSARPVPRLKQRYRDEIAPALREEFGYANVMQVPGLTKVVVNMGVGEAARDSKLIEGAIRDLTDITGQRPQVTKARKSIAQFKLREGMPIGAHVTLRGDRAWEFVDRLVSIALPRIRDFRGLSPRQFDGNGNYTFGLNEQSMFHEINQDRIDRVRGMDITVVTSATTDPEGRALLRHLGFPFKES encoded by the coding sequence ATGAGTACGGCCACCGAGACCTCGGCACGTCCCGTGCCCCGGCTCAAGCAGCGCTACCGCGACGAGATCGCTCCCGCGCTGCGCGAGGAGTTCGGCTACGCGAACGTCATGCAGGTCCCCGGCCTGACCAAGGTCGTGGTGAACATGGGCGTCGGCGAGGCCGCGCGTGACTCCAAGCTGATCGAGGGTGCCATCCGGGACCTGACCGACATCACCGGTCAGCGCCCGCAGGTCACCAAGGCCCGCAAGTCGATCGCCCAGTTCAAGCTGCGCGAGGGCATGCCGATCGGCGCCCACGTGACGCTGCGCGGCGACCGGGCGTGGGAGTTCGTCGACCGGCTGGTGTCGATCGCGCTGCCCCGTATCCGTGACTTCCGCGGCCTGTCGCCGCGGCAGTTCGACGGCAACGGCAACTACACGTTCGGTCTCAACGAGCAGTCGATGTTCCACGAGATCAACCAGGACCGGATCGACCGTGTCCGTGGCATGGACATCACCGTCGTGACGTCCGCGACGACCGACCCCGAAGGCCGCGCCCTGCTCCGGCACCTCGGCTTCCCGTTCAAGGAGTCCTGA
- a CDS encoding 30S ribosomal protein S3, with product MGQKVNPHGFRLGITTDFTSRWFADSAKSGQRYRDYVAEDVKIRKLMSKGMERAGISKVEIERTRERVRVDIHTARPGIVIGRRGAEADRIRGDLENLTGKQVQLNILEVKNTETDAQLVAQGVAEQLSSRVSFRRAMRKAMQSALKGGAKGIRVQVSGRLGGAEMSRTEFYREGRVPLHTLRADIDYGFYEARTTFGRIGVKVWVFKGDALPSRAEREAAAAAARLGQRRAADRGPAGRRPARPREDGAPEAAAVGASAEAPATATATATATEPATEA from the coding sequence GTGGGCCAGAAGGTAAACCCGCACGGCTTCCGCCTCGGTATCACCACGGACTTCACGTCCCGGTGGTTCGCCGACTCGGCGAAGTCCGGCCAGCGTTACCGCGACTACGTCGCCGAGGACGTGAAGATCCGCAAGCTGATGTCCAAGGGCATGGAACGCGCCGGCATCAGCAAGGTCGAGATCGAGCGCACCCGCGAACGCGTCCGGGTGGACATCCACACGGCTCGTCCCGGCATCGTCATCGGCCGCCGGGGGGCGGAGGCCGACCGGATCCGCGGCGACCTGGAGAACCTCACCGGCAAGCAGGTGCAGCTGAACATCCTCGAGGTGAAGAACACCGAGACCGATGCGCAGCTGGTGGCGCAGGGGGTCGCCGAGCAGCTCAGCAGCCGGGTCTCGTTCCGCCGGGCGATGCGCAAGGCGATGCAGAGCGCGCTCAAGGGCGGGGCCAAGGGGATCCGGGTCCAGGTGTCCGGCCGGCTCGGCGGCGCGGAGATGAGCCGCACCGAGTTCTACCGGGAAGGCCGCGTTCCGCTGCACACGCTGCGCGCCGACATCGACTACGGCTTCTACGAGGCCCGCACGACGTTCGGCCGGATCGGCGTGAAGGTCTGGGTCTTCAAGGGTGACGCGCTGCCCAGCCGCGCCGAGCGTGAAGCCGCGGCCGCCGCGGCCCGGCTCGGGCAGCGACGGGCCGCCGACCGGGGTCCGGCGGGTCGCCGTCCGGCCCGGCCGCGCGAGGACGGCGCACCGGAGGCCGCTGCGGTGGGTGCCTCGGCCGAGGCTCCGGCCACTGCCACTGCCACCGCCACCGCGACTGAGCCCGCGACGGAGGCCTGA
- a CDS encoding adenylate kinase produces MTMRLIIMGPPGAGKGTQAVVLAAKLGVPHISTGDIFRANVGAGTPLGVEAKRYMDAGEYVPDEVTNGMVRDRLAEPDTAAGFLLDGYPRTLAQVAELDGMLAATGATLDRVVELTVDTDEVVGRLLNRAVEQGRADDTETVIRRRLQVYAEETAPLLDGYAGRGLLVRVDGRGEISAVTARVLAVLEG; encoded by the coding sequence CTGACCATGCGTCTGATCATCATGGGCCCGCCCGGCGCGGGAAAGGGCACTCAGGCCGTCGTGCTGGCCGCCAAGCTGGGTGTGCCCCACATCTCCACCGGGGACATCTTCCGCGCCAACGTCGGCGCCGGTACGCCGCTGGGCGTCGAGGCCAAGCGGTACATGGACGCCGGCGAGTACGTCCCGGACGAGGTGACCAACGGGATGGTCCGCGACCGGCTCGCCGAGCCGGACACCGCGGCCGGGTTCCTGCTCGACGGTTACCCGCGCACGCTGGCGCAGGTGGCCGAACTGGACGGCATGCTGGCGGCGACCGGCGCCACGCTGGACCGCGTCGTCGAACTCACCGTCGACACCGATGAGGTGGTCGGCCGGCTGCTCAACCGCGCCGTCGAGCAGGGTCGTGCCGACGACACCGAGACCGTGATCCGGCGCCGGCTGCAGGTCTACGCCGAGGAGACCGCGCCGCTGCTGGACGGGTACGCCGGACGCGGGCTGCTGGTCCGGGTCGACGGCCGCGGCGAGATCTCCGCGGTGACCGCCCGCGTGCTCGCCGTACTCGAAGGCTGA
- a CDS encoding 50S ribosomal protein L6 codes for MSRIGRLPITVPSGVTVDLSGSAVTVTGPKGTLTHTVAAPIEVQVADGSVIVTRPDDERASRSLHGLTRTLVANMVVGVTEGYRKTLEIVGTGYRVQAKGTALEFALGFSHPVHVEAPEGISFAVESPTRFSVAGIDKQQVGEVAAKLRKLRKSDPYKGKGLRYEGEVIRRKAGKAGKK; via the coding sequence ATGTCGCGCATCGGCAGGCTGCCGATCACCGTGCCGTCCGGGGTCACCGTCGACCTGAGCGGTAGCGCGGTGACCGTCACCGGACCCAAGGGCACCTTGACCCACACTGTGGCCGCTCCGATCGAGGTCCAGGTCGCCGACGGGTCGGTCATCGTGACCCGTCCCGACGACGAACGGGCGTCGCGATCGCTGCACGGCCTCACCCGCACGCTGGTGGCCAACATGGTGGTCGGGGTGACCGAGGGCTACCGCAAGACGCTGGAGATCGTCGGCACCGGCTACCGGGTGCAGGCCAAGGGCACCGCACTGGAGTTCGCCCTCGGTTTCAGCCACCCGGTCCACGTCGAAGCCCCCGAGGGCATCAGTTTCGCCGTCGAGTCCCCGACGCGGTTCTCCGTCGCGGGCATCGACAAGCAGCAGGTCGGCGAGGTGGCCGCCAAGCTCCGCAAGTTGCGCAAGTCCGACCCTTACAAGGGCAAGGGACTGCGCTACGAGGGCGAGGTCATCCGTCGCAAGGCAGGGAAGGCAGGCAAGAAGTAG
- a CDS encoding 50S ribosomal protein L16, with the protein MLIPRRVKHRKQHHPDRGGAAKGGTRVVFGEWGLQSTESAYVTNRQIESARIAINRHIRRGGKVWITIYPDRPLTKKPAETRMGSGKGSPEWWVANIKPGRVLFELSFPNEKVAQEALKRAAHKLPMKCRIVRRDVAGEN; encoded by the coding sequence ATGTTGATTCCCCGCCGGGTCAAGCACCGCAAGCAGCACCACCCCGATCGCGGTGGCGCTGCCAAGGGCGGCACCCGGGTCGTGTTCGGTGAGTGGGGCCTGCAGTCGACGGAGTCGGCGTACGTCACCAACCGCCAGATCGAGTCCGCGCGTATCGCGATCAACCGGCACATCCGGCGTGGCGGCAAGGTCTGGATCACCATCTATCCCGACCGGCCGCTGACGAAGAAGCCGGCCGAGACCCGGATGGGCTCGGGCAAGGGCTCGCCGGAGTGGTGGGTCGCCAACATCAAGCCGGGGCGCGTGCTCTTCGAGCTCAGCTTTCCCAACGAGAAGGTCGCGCAGGAGGCACTCAAGCGGGCCGCGCACAAGCTGCCGATGAAGTGCCGCATCGTGCGCCGCGACGTGGCAGGGGAGAACTGA
- a CDS encoding 50S ribosomal protein L14 produces MIQQESRLRVADNTGAKELLCIRVLGGSGRRYAGIGDVIVATVKDAIPGGGVKKGDVVKAVIVRTTKARRRLDGSYIRFDENAAVILKADGEPRGTRIFGPVGRELREKRFMKIISLAPEVL; encoded by the coding sequence ATGATCCAGCAGGAGTCGCGGTTGCGCGTCGCCGACAACACCGGGGCCAAGGAACTCTTGTGCATCCGGGTGCTCGGCGGCTCGGGACGGCGCTACGCCGGTATCGGCGACGTCATCGTCGCCACGGTCAAGGACGCGATCCCCGGCGGTGGGGTGAAGAAGGGCGACGTGGTCAAGGCCGTCATCGTCCGCACCACCAAGGCACGCCGGCGTCTGGACGGGTCGTACATCCGCTTCGACGAGAACGCCGCGGTCATCCTCAAGGCGGACGGCGAGCCGCGTGGCACCCGCATCTTCGGCCCGGTGGGCCGGGAGCTGCGGGAGAAGCGCTTCATGAAGATCATCTCGCTGGCTCCGGAGGTGCTGTAG
- the map gene encoding type I methionyl aminopeptidase yields the protein MFRRRDRIEVKTAEQLQVMRRAGLVVAATLQALTEAAAPGVTTAELDQLARDQLAAAGATSSFLHYGQPPFPGVICASVNDEVVHGIPGDRVLRDGDLLSVDFGAIVDGWHGDAAVSIAVGTLSDEVARLSHVTEESLWAGLAQALAGGRLSDVGHAVEATVRRLEPAPGAYGILSDYVGHGIGSAMHMDPAVPNYGAPGRGPTLLPGMALAVEPMVVAGPKDVYVDDDDWTVRTDQGAVAAHWEHTVAITEDGPWVLTALDGGAARFAALGVPSPAAHAD from the coding sequence ATGTTCCGGCGGCGCGACCGCATCGAGGTGAAGACCGCCGAGCAGCTGCAGGTGATGCGGCGGGCCGGCCTCGTCGTCGCCGCGACGCTGCAGGCCTTGACCGAGGCCGCAGCGCCCGGAGTCACCACTGCCGAGCTGGACCAGCTGGCACGCGACCAACTCGCGGCGGCGGGTGCGACGTCGAGCTTCCTGCACTACGGGCAGCCGCCGTTTCCCGGCGTGATCTGCGCTTCGGTCAACGACGAGGTGGTGCACGGGATCCCGGGCGACCGGGTGCTGCGCGACGGCGACCTGCTGTCGGTCGACTTCGGGGCGATCGTCGACGGCTGGCACGGGGACGCGGCGGTCAGCATCGCCGTCGGGACCCTCAGCGACGAGGTGGCCCGGCTGTCGCACGTCACCGAGGAGTCGCTGTGGGCGGGCCTGGCCCAGGCGCTGGCCGGGGGACGGCTGTCCGACGTCGGCCACGCGGTCGAGGCGACGGTACGCCGACTGGAGCCGGCGCCGGGCGCCTACGGCATCCTGTCCGACTACGTCGGCCACGGGATCGGGTCGGCCATGCACATGGACCCGGCGGTGCCGAACTACGGCGCACCGGGCCGCGGGCCGACCTTGCTGCCGGGGATGGCGCTGGCCGTGGAGCCGATGGTCGTGGCCGGCCCCAAGGACGTGTACGTCGACGACGACGACTGGACCGTGCGGACCGACCAGGGGGCAGTGGCGGCGCACTGGGAGCACACGGTGGCGATCACCGAGGACGGGCCCTGGGTGCTGACCGCCCTCGACGGCGGCGCGGCGCGCTTCGCCGCCCTGGGCGTCCCGTCGCCGGCGGCCCACGCCGATTGA
- a CDS encoding 50S ribosomal protein L18 produces the protein MAVATKLGSGSRTRVARLRRHLRVRKKVQGTPARPRLVVTRSARHVVAQVVDDTAGATLASATSMESDVRTLSGDKTARARKVGELLASRAKAAGVSAVVFDRGGYKYHGRVAALADGAREGGLAF, from the coding sequence ATGGCCGTTGCAACCAAGCTCGGCTCGGGCAGCCGGACGCGCGTCGCCCGGTTGCGCCGTCACCTGCGGGTGCGCAAGAAGGTGCAGGGCACGCCGGCACGTCCCCGGCTGGTCGTCACACGGTCCGCGCGGCACGTCGTCGCCCAGGTCGTCGACGACACCGCGGGTGCCACGCTGGCGTCGGCCACCTCGATGGAGTCCGACGTACGCACGCTGTCCGGCGACAAGACGGCTCGCGCCCGCAAGGTCGGCGAGTTGCTCGCGTCCCGCGCCAAGGCCGCCGGCGTCAGCGCCGTGGTCTTCGACCGCGGCGGCTACAAGTACCACGGCCGCGTCGCTGCTCTCGCCGATGGCGCCCGCGAGGGCGGGCTGGCCTTCTGA
- a CDS encoding type Z 30S ribosomal protein S14, translating to MAKKALINKANAKPKFAVRGYTRCNRCGRPHAVYRKFGLCRVCLREMAHRGELPGVTKSSW from the coding sequence GTGGCGAAGAAGGCACTGATCAACAAGGCGAACGCCAAGCCGAAGTTCGCCGTGCGCGGCTACACCCGGTGCAACCGCTGCGGGCGCCCGCATGCGGTGTACCGCAAGTTCGGGCTGTGCCGGGTGTGCCTGCGCGAGATGGCGCACCGCGGCGAGCTCCCGGGCGTCACCAAGAGCAGCTGGTAG
- a CDS encoding 50S ribosomal protein L30 encodes MARLKVTQKKSRIGGTSSQRDTLRSLGLKRIGDTVVKEDRPEIRGMVTTVSHLVVVEEVD; translated from the coding sequence ATGGCCCGGCTCAAGGTGACCCAGAAGAAGTCCCGGATCGGCGGCACCAGCAGCCAGCGCGACACGCTGCGTTCGTTGGGCCTCAAGCGCATCGGCGACACAGTGGTGAAGGAGGACCGGCCGGAGATCCGCGGCATGGTCACGACCGTCTCCCACCTGGTGGTCGTCGAGGAGGTCGACTGA